The Raphanus sativus cultivar WK10039 chromosome 2, ASM80110v3, whole genome shotgun sequence genome includes a region encoding these proteins:
- the LOC108843196 gene encoding protein POLLENLESS 3-LIKE 2 — translation MMKDAFRPTKSAPCSPAKPLGISRTRSESFHAIYKVPVGDSPYVRAKNVQLIEKDPERAIPLFWSAINAGDRVDSALKDMAIVMKQQDRAEEAIEAIKSLRVRCSDQAQESLDNILLDLYKRCGRLDDQIALLKHKLLLIHKGLAFNGKRTKTARSQGKKFQVSVEQEATRLLGNLGWALMQRDNFVEAEDAYRRALSIAPDDNKMCNLGICLMKQGRIDEAKETLRRVKPAVVDGLRGVDSHLKAYERAQQMLGDLGSETMRRGGGDRVEQRRLFDAMFGSSSIWQPQPCREQSMKPKPKLDLSNENVNVVVNNPLRVEAKLLGSSSYSICQPQPFREHNVKPKAKLDSSKDGYGDENVKTNVNVVNNNPLRVDAKPFFSAKLISNNEKFKRTRSSSQTMGMLSCGGGDEGETNAKRRLSMEKRAMECGLPDNMEFEEAMIMAVLGTEKKVDKNRLKVFQDITLSCLSPRA, via the exons TCCCTGTTCCCCTGCAAAGCCACTTGGTATCTCCCGAACTCGGTCTGAATCATTTCACGCCATCTACAAAGTTCCTGTCGGAGACAGTCCTTATGTCCGAGCCAAAAACGTTCAG TTAATAGAGAAGGATCCGGAGAGAGCAATTCCTCTGTTCTGGTCGGCCATAAATGCCGGAGACAGAGTGGACAGTGCTCTTAAAGACATGGCTATCGTGATGAAACAGCAAGACCGTGCCGAAGAAGCCATCGAAGCCATTAAATCCCTCAGAGTCAGGTGTTCAGACCAAGCACAGGAATCACTTGACAACATCCTCTTAGATCTCTACAAG AGATGTGGGAGATTAGATGACCAGATCGCACTTTTGAAACACAAACTCTTGTTGATACATAAAGGACTCGCCTTTAACGGTAAAAGAACCAAAACCGCTAGGTCTCAGGGGAAGAAGTTTCAAGTCTCTGTGGAGCAAGAAGCCACTCGGCTACTGGGGAACTTAGGGTGGGCTTTGATGCAGAGAGACAACTTCGTTGAAGCCGAGGATGCGTACAGGAGAGCTCTGTCTATCGCACCGGATGACAACAAGATGTGTAACCTCGGTATCTGTCTTATGAAGCAAGGCAGGATAGACGAAGCTAAAGAGACGTTGCGACGTGTGAAACCAGCGGTGGTGGATGGTCTTAGAGGAGTTGATTCTCACCTGAAGGCTTACGAGAGAGCGCAGCAGATGCTCGGCGATCTTGGTTCCGAGACGATGAGGAGAGGAGGGGGTGATAGAGTTGAGCAGAGGAGGCTTTTCGATGCGATGTTCGGGTCTTCCTCTATTTGGCAGCCTCAGCCTTGTAGAGAACAGAGCATGAAGCCTAAACCGAAGTTGGATTTGAGCAACGAGAACGTGAATGTAGTAGTAAACAACCCATTAAGGGTGGAAGCGAAACTACTCGGGTCTTCCTCCTACTCTATATGTCAGCCTCAGCCTTTTAGAGAACATAACGTGAAGCCCAAGGCAAAGCTGGATTCGAGTAAGGATGGATACGGTGATGAGAACGTGAAGACGAATGTAAATGTAGTAAACAACAACCCATTAAGGGTGGATGCAAAACCATTCTTCTCTGCGAAACTGATCAGCAATAACGAGAAGTTCAAGAGGACGAGATCTTCGAGCCAGACAATGGGGATGTTGagttgtggtggtggtgatgaggGAGAGACAAACGCTAAGAGAAGATTGTCGATGGAGAAGAGAGCGATGGAGTGTGGATTACCAGACAACATGGAGTTTGAAGAAGCGATGATCATGGCTGTTTTGGGGACAGAGAAGAAAGTGGACAAGAATAGGCTAAAGGTTTTTCAGGACATCACTTTGTCCTGTCTAAGCCCAAGAGCCTGA